The Quadrisphaera sp. DSM 44207 genome window below encodes:
- a CDS encoding ScpA family protein: MAALPARTSPSPSPRASSGASSSASSGTSSSAGRGAGGDVPGGVLTSRDAPSFEVHLDVFTGPFDLLLGLIAKHRLDITEVALAAVTDEFIAHLRRASQGEDAGAAEHLGQASGFLLVAATLLDLKAARLLPAAEVEDAEDVALLEARDLLFARLLQHRAYAQVAAVLGERLADEARRVPRSVPPEPHLAAALPELVLATTPHQLAALAAAALSPRPRAPGVTTEHLHAPAVSVPEQVALLEQRLRRRGAATFAELVAAEDAGDGARAGGGDGGAGAGAALVVGRFLAVLELYRRGRVQLVQPEPLGQLLVRWDPDPDAGVASPPPPAVLP; the protein is encoded by the coding sequence GTGGCCGCCCTGCCCGCGCGCACGTCCCCGAGCCCGTCCCCCCGCGCGTCCTCGGGCGCGTCCTCGAGCGCGTCCTCGGGCACGTCGTCGAGCGCGGGCCGGGGCGCCGGCGGGGACGTGCCCGGAGGGGTGCTCACCTCGCGCGACGCGCCGTCCTTCGAGGTCCACCTCGACGTGTTCACCGGGCCCTTCGACCTGCTGCTGGGGCTGATCGCCAAGCACCGCCTCGACATCACCGAGGTCGCGCTCGCCGCCGTCACCGACGAGTTCATCGCCCACCTGCGCCGGGCGTCCCAGGGCGAGGACGCCGGCGCCGCGGAGCACCTGGGGCAGGCCAGCGGGTTCCTCCTCGTCGCGGCCACCCTGCTCGACCTCAAGGCCGCGCGCCTGCTGCCCGCCGCGGAGGTCGAGGACGCCGAGGACGTGGCGCTGCTCGAGGCGCGCGACCTGCTCTTCGCGCGCCTGCTGCAGCACCGCGCCTACGCCCAGGTGGCGGCCGTGCTGGGGGAGCGCCTGGCCGACGAGGCCCGTCGCGTGCCCCGCTCGGTGCCCCCCGAGCCGCACCTGGCGGCGGCGCTGCCCGAGCTGGTGCTGGCCACGACGCCGCACCAGCTGGCCGCCCTCGCCGCGGCGGCGCTCAGCCCGCGCCCCCGCGCTCCCGGCGTGACCACCGAGCACCTGCACGCGCCCGCCGTGAGCGTCCCCGAGCAGGTGGCCCTGCTCGAGCAGCGCCTGCGGCGGCGCGGCGCCGCGACCTTCGCCGAGCTCGTCGCGGCCGAGGACGCCGGGGACGGCGCGAGGGCCGGCGGCGGGGACGGCGGCGCGGGGGCCGGCGCGGCGCTGGTCGTCGGCCGCTTCCTCGCCGTCCTGGAGCTCTACCGCCGCGGGCGGGTGCAGCTGGTGCAGCCCGAGCCGCTCGGGCAGCTGCTCGTGCGGTGGGACCCCGACCCCGACGCGGGCGTGGCCTCCCCGCCGCCCCCGGCGGTGCTGCCGTGA
- the cmk gene encoding (d)CMP kinase has translation MPEQPRGLVVAVDGPSGSGKSTVSREVARRLGLAYLDTGAMYRAVCWWCLETGVDLQDAEAVARAARALDLRMVPDPAAPRVLVAGREVSAALRESRISTAVSAVATNPAVRAELLRRQREILAEASAPGRPGVVAEGRDITTVVAPDADVRLLLTADEGARLARRARELHGSTDAEAVERTRDEVLRRDRDDSTVSTFHVAADGVVTVDSSGMDLHQTVAAVLQLVEDSAA, from the coding sequence GTGCCCGAGCAGCCCCGCGGCCTGGTCGTCGCCGTCGACGGCCCGTCCGGCTCGGGCAAGTCCACCGTCTCGCGCGAGGTCGCGCGCCGCCTGGGGCTGGCGTACCTGGACACCGGGGCGATGTACCGGGCGGTGTGCTGGTGGTGCCTGGAGACCGGCGTCGACCTGCAGGACGCCGAGGCGGTCGCGCGCGCGGCCCGGGCGCTGGACCTGCGGATGGTCCCCGACCCCGCCGCCCCGCGCGTGCTGGTGGCCGGGCGGGAGGTCAGCGCCGCGCTGCGGGAGAGCCGGATCTCGACCGCGGTCAGCGCCGTCGCGACCAACCCGGCCGTGCGCGCGGAGCTGCTGCGCCGCCAGCGCGAGATCCTCGCCGAGGCCTCCGCGCCGGGCCGTCCCGGCGTGGTCGCCGAGGGCCGCGACATCACCACGGTGGTGGCCCCGGACGCCGACGTGCGGCTGCTGCTCACCGCCGACGAGGGCGCCCGCCTGGCCCGGCGGGCGCGCGAGCTGCACGGGAGCACCGACGCGGAGGCGGTCGAGCGCACGCGCGACGAGGTGCTGCGCCGCGACCGCGACGACTCCACCGTCTCGACCTTCCACGTGGCCGCGGACGGCGTCGTGACGGTGGACAGCTCCGGGATGGACCTGCACCAGACCGTCGCGGCGGTGCTGCAGCTGGTCGAGGACTCCGCGGCGTGA
- the scpB gene encoding SMC-Scp complex subunit ScpB, giving the protein MSAPVPEDAGHGAEERGFDPGAVPGGVRAALEAVLMVVDAPAPAARLASALGLPEAEVVRSLEELAQEYRADRRGFELRRTAAGWRVYSRPDVAPLVQRFVVDGQSARLSRAALETLAVIAYRQPVTRGRVAAVRGVDVDGVVRTLVARGLVEEEGTDPASGALLYRTSAAFLERTGLGGLDELPPLAPFLPADDQLDELDDLMGSDR; this is encoded by the coding sequence GTGAGCGCCCCCGTCCCCGAGGACGCCGGGCACGGCGCCGAGGAGCGGGGCTTCGACCCCGGCGCCGTGCCCGGCGGGGTGCGCGCGGCGCTGGAGGCGGTGCTCATGGTCGTCGACGCGCCCGCGCCCGCGGCGCGGCTGGCGTCCGCGCTGGGCCTGCCCGAGGCGGAGGTGGTGCGCTCGCTGGAGGAGCTGGCGCAGGAGTACCGGGCCGACCGGCGCGGCTTCGAGCTGCGCCGCACCGCCGCGGGCTGGCGCGTCTACAGCCGTCCCGACGTCGCGCCGCTCGTGCAGCGCTTCGTCGTCGACGGGCAGAGCGCGCGGCTCTCGCGCGCCGCCCTGGAGACCCTCGCGGTGATCGCCTACCGGCAGCCGGTCACCCGCGGGCGCGTCGCGGCCGTGCGCGGGGTCGACGTCGACGGCGTGGTGCGCACCCTCGTGGCGCGGGGGCTGGTCGAGGAGGAGGGCACCGACCCGGCCAGCGGCGCGCTGCTGTACCGCACGAGCGCGGCGTTCCTGGAGCGGACGGGGCTGGGCGGCCTGGACGAGCTGCCGCCGCTGGCGCCGTTCCTGCCCGCCGACGACCAGCTCGACGAGCTCGACGACCTGATGGGGAGCGACCGGTGA
- a CDS encoding prephenate dehydrogenase — translation MTAPAPRPVHPARTPGPVRVVGTGLLGTSAGLGLRARGVDVVLSDPSPAAAALARDLGAGRLAGPRTGPRTSTGGTDSAGGAGGAGGADGEPRLVLVAAPPDVTAQVVAAELAAWPRAVVTDVASVKRTVLAQLLAAGADVRRYVGGHPLAGRERSGAVAGRGDLFAGRPWVLCPAPGSTPQALAAVRDLADDLGAVPLVMDAAEHDEAVALVSHVPQVAASLVAAQLRRAPEGAVALAGQGLRDVTRIAASDPALWVQILGANAAPVASVLRSVRDGLDAVLAALEELAGEDLARGGAGDGGPGDGAASGAGPARTGARAALARVIAEGGAGRARIPGKHGAPPTAYAVVAVLVPDAPGELARLLREVGEAGVNLEDLRLEHSPGQPVGLAELSVLPAARSRLEDVLRERGWAVHAG, via the coding sequence GTGACCGCGCCCGCACCGCGCCCGGTGCACCCGGCGCGCACCCCCGGCCCGGTGCGGGTGGTGGGCACCGGGCTGCTGGGCACGAGCGCCGGGCTGGGCCTGCGCGCGCGCGGCGTCGACGTCGTCCTGTCCGACCCCTCCCCGGCCGCCGCCGCCCTGGCCCGCGACCTCGGCGCCGGCCGCCTCGCCGGCCCCCGCACCGGCCCCCGCACCAGCACGGGCGGGACGGACAGCGCGGGCGGCGCGGGCGGCGCGGGCGGCGCGGACGGCGAGCCGCGCCTGGTGCTCGTCGCCGCGCCGCCCGACGTGACCGCGCAGGTGGTGGCCGCCGAGCTGGCGGCGTGGCCGCGGGCCGTGGTCACGGACGTCGCCAGCGTCAAGCGCACGGTGCTGGCTCAGCTGCTCGCCGCCGGCGCGGACGTCCGCCGCTACGTCGGGGGGCACCCGCTGGCGGGCCGGGAGCGCTCCGGGGCGGTGGCCGGGCGCGGGGACCTCTTCGCCGGCCGGCCGTGGGTGCTGTGCCCCGCGCCGGGCAGCACCCCGCAGGCGCTGGCCGCGGTGCGCGACCTCGCCGACGACCTCGGTGCCGTCCCGCTCGTGATGGACGCCGCCGAGCACGACGAGGCGGTGGCGCTGGTCTCGCACGTGCCGCAGGTCGCGGCCAGCCTGGTCGCCGCCCAGCTGCGCCGCGCGCCGGAGGGGGCGGTGGCGCTGGCGGGCCAGGGGCTGCGCGACGTCACCCGCATCGCCGCCTCCGACCCGGCGCTGTGGGTGCAGATCCTCGGCGCCAACGCGGCGCCGGTCGCCAGCGTGCTGCGCTCGGTGCGCGACGGGCTGGACGCGGTGCTCGCCGCCCTGGAGGAGCTGGCGGGGGAGGACCTGGCGCGCGGGGGAGCGGGGGACGGGGGACCGGGGGACGGGGCCGCGTCCGGCGCCGGGCCGGCGCGCACGGGGGCGCGGGCCGCGCTGGCGCGGGTGATCGCCGAGGGCGGGGCGGGGCGGGCGCGCATCCCCGGCAAGCACGGCGCGCCGCCGACCGCGTACGCGGTCGTCGCCGTCCTCGTCCCCGACGCGCCGGGGGAGCTGGCGCGCCTGCTGCGGGAGGTGGGGGAGGCCGGGGTCAACCTCGAGGACCTGCGCCTGGAGCACTCCCCGGGCCAGCCGGTCGGCCTGGCCGAGCTGTCGGTGCTGCCGGCGGCCCGCTCCCGCCTGGAGGACGTGCTGCGCGAGCGGGGCTGGGCCGTCCACGCCGGGTGA
- the aroH gene encoding chorismate mutase: protein MALRAVRGAVQLDADEREHLLASTRELVAAVMSANGLHVDDLVSIQFTCTPDLHSEFPAVAARELGMGDVPLMCSVEVDVAGALPRVVRLMALAETPATRAQVQHVYLRGAAALRRDIAQ from the coding sequence ATGGCGCTGCGCGCGGTGCGCGGCGCGGTCCAGCTGGACGCCGACGAGCGCGAGCACCTGCTCGCCAGCACGCGGGAGCTGGTGGCCGCGGTGATGAGCGCCAACGGCCTGCACGTGGACGACCTCGTCTCGATCCAGTTCACCTGCACCCCGGACCTGCACAGCGAGTTCCCCGCCGTCGCCGCCCGCGAGCTCGGCATGGGCGACGTGCCGCTGATGTGCAGCGTCGAGGTCGACGTCGCCGGCGCCCTGCCGCGCGTGGTGCGCCTGATGGCCCTGGCGGAGACGCCGGCGACGCGCGCGCAGGTGCAGCACGTGTACCTGCGCGGCGCCGCGGCCCTGCGCCGGGACATCGCCCAGTGA
- a CDS encoding ParA family protein: MTSDLQAPAAPAALGPTGRPLVDFPVPPPLDQHGPARVIAMCNQKGGVGKTTTTINLGAALAEYGRRVLLVDFDPQGALSVGLGVNPHELDATVYTLLMDRRTPVHEVVRPTRLPGVDILPANIDLSAAEVQLVSEVAREQALVRSLRPVLDDYDVVLVDCQPSLGLLTVNALTAAHGVMIPLECEFFALRGVALLVETIEKIQDRLNPALRIDGILATMYDPRTLHSREVVARVVEAFGDRVFDTLIARTVKFPDASVAAEPITTYAPDHAGAESYRRLARELVARGGAA, from the coding sequence ATGACGAGCGACCTGCAGGCGCCGGCGGCGCCGGCTGCGCTGGGTCCCACCGGGCGCCCCCTCGTCGACTTCCCCGTGCCGCCGCCGCTCGACCAGCACGGCCCCGCGCGGGTGATCGCGATGTGCAACCAGAAGGGCGGCGTCGGCAAGACCACGACGACGATCAACCTCGGCGCGGCGCTCGCGGAGTACGGGCGCAGGGTCCTCCTCGTCGACTTCGACCCCCAGGGCGCGCTGTCCGTGGGCCTCGGCGTGAACCCGCACGAGCTCGACGCGACCGTGTACACGCTGCTCATGGACCGCCGCACCCCGGTGCACGAGGTGGTGCGCCCCACCCGGCTGCCGGGCGTGGACATCCTGCCGGCGAACATCGACCTGTCCGCGGCCGAGGTGCAGCTGGTCAGCGAGGTCGCCCGCGAGCAGGCGCTCGTGCGCAGCCTGCGCCCCGTCCTGGACGACTACGACGTGGTCCTCGTCGACTGCCAGCCGTCCCTGGGCCTGCTCACGGTCAACGCGCTGACCGCCGCGCACGGGGTGATGATCCCGCTGGAGTGCGAGTTCTTCGCCCTGCGCGGCGTGGCGCTGCTGGTGGAGACGATCGAGAAGATCCAGGACCGCCTCAACCCGGCGCTGCGCATCGACGGGATCCTCGCCACCATGTACGACCCGCGCACCCTGCACAGCCGCGAGGTCGTCGCCCGCGTCGTGGAGGCCTTCGGCGACCGGGTCTTCGACACCCTCATCGCCCGCACGGTGAAGTTCCCCGACGCGTCCGTGGCCGCCGAGCCGATCACCACCTACGCGCCCGACCACGCGGGAGCGGAGAGCTACCGGCGCCTGGCCCGCGAGCTCGTCGCCCGCGGCGGCGCGGCCTGA
- a CDS encoding inositol monophosphatase family protein, with product MSAAEGTPASAAGADDEVLQALAFAGDLVTRSGHEAARRQVGVVEQRKPAAALTGSVVTEVDLDVELAVDAALRERYPHDGLVGEERVDRAGTSGRTWVVDPVDGTLNYARRLGPWSVVLSAWRGDACELVAVWTGGVLYTAARGRGAHRDGERLQLPATEVEAGGIVRVPAALVPAVVRAGWLPKIVESSAAEVASVADGRVVGSVRLRGERRDLHGPALLVAEAGGTVTAPDGGPWDGATRGLVLAAPGAHAALLDLVPAQAVPSAD from the coding sequence GTGAGCGCAGCCGAGGGCACCCCTGCGAGCGCGGCGGGCGCCGACGACGAGGTCCTGCAGGCCCTGGCCTTCGCCGGGGACCTGGTGACCCGCTCCGGGCACGAGGCCGCCCGGCGCCAGGTGGGCGTGGTCGAGCAGCGCAAGCCCGCGGCGGCCCTGACCGGGTCGGTGGTCACCGAGGTCGACCTCGACGTCGAGCTGGCCGTGGACGCCGCCCTGCGCGAGCGCTACCCGCACGACGGCCTCGTCGGCGAGGAGCGCGTGGACCGCGCAGGCACCAGCGGGCGCACCTGGGTGGTCGACCCGGTCGACGGCACCCTCAACTACGCGCGGCGCCTGGGGCCGTGGTCGGTGGTGCTCTCCGCCTGGCGCGGCGACGCGTGCGAGCTCGTCGCCGTCTGGACCGGCGGCGTCCTCTACACCGCCGCGCGCGGGCGCGGGGCGCACCGCGACGGCGAGCGGCTGCAGCTGCCGGCCACCGAGGTCGAGGCAGGCGGCATCGTGCGCGTGCCCGCCGCCCTCGTGCCGGCCGTGGTGCGCGCCGGCTGGCTGCCGAAGATCGTCGAGTCCTCGGCCGCGGAGGTCGCCTCGGTCGCGGACGGGCGCGTCGTGGGCTCGGTGCGCCTGCGCGGCGAGCGGCGCGACCTGCACGGCCCGGCGCTGCTCGTCGCCGAGGCCGGCGGCACGGTCACCGCCCCCGACGGCGGCCCGTGGGACGGCGCGACGCGGGGCCTGGTCCTGGCCGCGCCCGGCGCGCACGCGGCGCTGCTGGACCTCGTGCCGGCGCAGGCCGTTCCCAGCGCCGACTGA
- the der gene encoding ribosome biogenesis GTPase Der translates to MSTEDRSTPAAADNGSVHDSAGNAGTDPTRALRAGLEEYDLNPEDLAVLEGTPGAAEEGGSGPLPVVAVVGRPNVGKSTLVNRVLGRREAVVQDVPGVTRDRVSYTTEWAGRPFTVIDTGGWEVDVSGLDARVAEQAEVAVQLADAVIFVVDATVGATATDEAVVRLLRRSGKPVVLAANKVDDARGEADAASLWSLGLGEPHPVSAVHGRGSGDLLDAVLAALPALPPQRPAPSEQGPRRVALLGRPNVGKSSLLNKLAGEERVVVDPTAGTTRDPVDELVELGGRTWRFVDTAGIRRRVHQTRGADFYASLRTQAALERAEVAVVLLEANERLSEQDTRIISSVVEAGRALVLAFNKWDLIDEERRYYLEREIEQDLVQVRWAPRVNISARTGRHVDRLVPALDTALASWEARIPTGRLNAFLGAVVAAHPHPLRGGKQPRILFGTQASTRPPRFVLFASGFLEAGYRRFLERRLREEFGFEGSPVEVSVRVREKRRGRG, encoded by the coding sequence ATGAGCACCGAGGACCGCAGCACCCCGGCCGCAGCTGATAACGGAAGCGTGCACGACTCAGCCGGGAACGCGGGCACGGACCCGACGCGGGCGCTGCGCGCCGGCCTGGAGGAGTACGACCTCAACCCCGAGGACCTCGCCGTCCTCGAGGGCACCCCCGGCGCGGCGGAGGAGGGGGGGAGCGGGCCGCTGCCCGTGGTCGCCGTCGTGGGGCGGCCGAACGTGGGCAAGTCCACGCTGGTCAACCGCGTGCTGGGGCGGCGCGAGGCCGTCGTCCAGGACGTGCCGGGCGTGACGCGCGACCGGGTCAGCTACACCACGGAGTGGGCGGGTCGGCCGTTCACGGTCATCGACACCGGGGGGTGGGAGGTCGACGTCTCCGGCCTGGACGCGCGGGTGGCCGAGCAGGCCGAGGTCGCCGTCCAGCTCGCCGACGCGGTGATCTTCGTCGTGGACGCGACCGTGGGCGCCACCGCCACCGACGAGGCGGTGGTGCGGCTGCTGCGCCGCTCGGGCAAGCCGGTGGTGCTGGCCGCGAACAAGGTCGACGACGCGCGCGGGGAGGCCGACGCGGCGTCGCTGTGGTCCCTGGGGCTGGGGGAGCCGCACCCGGTCTCCGCCGTGCACGGGCGCGGCTCGGGCGACCTGCTGGACGCCGTCCTCGCGGCGCTGCCCGCCCTGCCGCCGCAGCGGCCGGCGCCGAGCGAGCAGGGCCCGCGGCGGGTGGCGCTGCTGGGGCGCCCGAACGTGGGCAAGTCCAGCCTGCTCAACAAGCTCGCCGGCGAGGAGCGGGTCGTGGTCGACCCCACCGCCGGCACCACGCGCGACCCCGTCGACGAGCTGGTGGAGCTCGGGGGGCGCACGTGGCGCTTCGTGGACACGGCGGGCATCCGCCGCCGGGTGCACCAGACCAGGGGCGCGGACTTCTACGCCTCGCTGCGCACCCAGGCGGCCCTGGAGCGGGCGGAGGTGGCCGTCGTCCTGCTCGAGGCCAACGAGCGCCTGAGCGAGCAGGACACCCGGATCATCTCCTCCGTCGTCGAGGCCGGCCGGGCGCTGGTGCTGGCGTTCAACAAGTGGGACCTGATCGACGAGGAGCGCCGGTACTACCTGGAGCGGGAGATCGAGCAGGACCTGGTGCAGGTGCGCTGGGCGCCGCGGGTGAACATCTCCGCGCGCACCGGGCGCCACGTGGACAGGCTGGTCCCGGCCCTGGACACCGCGCTGGCCTCCTGGGAGGCGCGGATCCCCACCGGGCGGCTGAACGCCTTCCTCGGGGCGGTCGTCGCCGCCCACCCGCACCCGCTGCGCGGCGGCAAGCAGCCGCGGATCCTCTTCGGCACGCAGGCGTCGACGAGGCCGCCGCGCTTCGTGCTGTTCGCCTCGGGGTTCCTCGAGGCCGGCTACCGCCGCTTCCTCGAGCGGCGCCTGCGCGAGGAGTTCGGGTTCGAGGGCTCGCCGGTGGAGGTCTCGGTGCGGGTGCGCGAGAAGCGCCGCGGGCGCGGCTGA
- a CDS encoding CDP-alcohol phosphatidyltransferase family protein: MPESAISSRVLTVPNLLSLSRLVLVPVFAWLILTHRDVAALVVLAASGLSDYVDGYLARRWHQETRLGQLLDPAADRLYILVTLLGLAWRELVPWWVVVLIVARDFLLFATLPVLTRAGYGPLPVHYLGKAATFCLLYAFPLILLSEVAGSVGEVARALGWAFAWWGTGLYWWAGLLYLRQVRQVVRAAGPPVARASTGAPSEVGRS; the protein is encoded by the coding sequence GTGCCCGAGTCGGCGATCAGCAGCCGGGTCCTGACCGTGCCGAACCTGCTCAGCCTCTCGCGGCTCGTCCTGGTGCCCGTCTTCGCCTGGCTGATCCTCACCCACCGCGACGTCGCGGCGCTGGTGGTGCTCGCCGCCTCCGGGCTCAGCGACTACGTCGACGGCTACCTGGCCCGCCGCTGGCACCAGGAGACGCGCCTGGGTCAGCTGCTGGACCCGGCCGCGGACCGGCTGTACATCCTCGTCACGCTGCTCGGCCTGGCCTGGCGCGAGCTGGTGCCGTGGTGGGTCGTCGTCCTCATCGTCGCCCGCGACTTCCTCCTCTTCGCCACCCTGCCGGTGCTCACCCGCGCCGGGTACGGGCCGCTGCCGGTGCACTACCTGGGCAAGGCGGCCACCTTCTGCCTGCTCTACGCGTTCCCGCTGATCCTGCTCAGCGAGGTCGCCGGCAGCGTCGGGGAGGTCGCCCGGGCCCTGGGCTGGGCCTTCGCGTGGTGGGGCACCGGCCTGTACTGGTGGGCGGGGCTGCTGTACCTGCGGCAGGTGCGCCAGGTCGTGCGCGCCGCGGGCCCGCCGGTGGCGCGCGCCTCCACCGGTGCCCCGAGCGAGGTCGGCCGCTCGTGA
- a CDS encoding pseudouridine synthase gives MRQARTTRGRGGDEREPDRSGDVHDPDGVRLQKVLAGAGLGSRRACEALIESGRVRVDGRAVRELGVRVDPGTAQVEVDGLLLQLDTSKVYLALNKPRGVVSTMRDEQGREDLSAFVADRPERLFHVGRLDTDTEGLILLTNDGDLAHRLQHPSFEVPRTYLAEVAGPVARDVGRRLRAGVELEDGEARADSFRLVDSVPGRAVVEVVLHEGRKHVVRRMLAAVGHPVLRLVRTRIGPVHLGDLRAGATRPLTREELGRLRGAPAARPARRGGER, from the coding sequence GTGAGGCAGGCCAGGACCACCCGGGGACGCGGCGGGGACGAGCGGGAGCCCGACCGCAGCGGCGACGTCCACGACCCGGACGGCGTGCGCCTGCAGAAGGTGCTGGCCGGCGCCGGCCTCGGCTCTCGGCGCGCGTGCGAGGCGCTGATCGAGTCCGGGCGCGTGCGCGTCGACGGGCGCGCGGTGCGCGAGCTGGGCGTGCGCGTGGACCCGGGCACCGCGCAGGTGGAGGTCGACGGGCTGCTGCTGCAGCTGGACACCTCCAAGGTCTACCTCGCGCTGAACAAGCCGCGCGGCGTCGTCTCGACGATGCGCGACGAGCAGGGGCGCGAGGACCTGTCCGCGTTCGTCGCGGACCGCCCCGAGCGCCTCTTCCACGTCGGCCGGCTCGACACCGACACGGAGGGGCTGATCCTCCTGACCAACGACGGGGACCTCGCGCACCGCCTGCAGCACCCCTCCTTCGAGGTGCCGCGCACGTACCTGGCGGAGGTCGCCGGGCCCGTGGCCCGCGACGTCGGCCGGCGCCTGCGCGCGGGCGTGGAGCTCGAGGACGGCGAGGCGCGCGCGGACTCCTTCCGCCTGGTCGACTCCGTGCCCGGGCGCGCGGTGGTGGAGGTGGTGCTGCACGAGGGCCGCAAGCACGTGGTGCGCCGCATGCTGGCCGCGGTCGGGCACCCGGTGCTGCGCCTGGTGCGCACCCGGATCGGCCCGGTGCACCTGGGGGACCTGCGCGCGGGCGCCACGCGCCCGCTCACGCGCGAGGAGCTCGGTCGCCTGCGCGGGGCCCCGGCAGCGCGTCCGGCGCGGCGGGGCGGGGAGCGCTGA